The following are encoded together in the Candidatus Syntrophosphaera sp. genome:
- a CDS encoding NfeD family protein: MIEPWHVWIILGIIFVIVEILDPAFFFIALGIGAIGTGLLSLIHFIDASIPLQIIIFAVISFIAFLFARKLGKKLLQHATGDTNVAALKGRTGFITQSIAPEGKGHVKVGGEEWVAVSEDGAALEKDTRVVIQSIDGNKLIVKKVE; this comes from the coding sequence ATGATAGAACCCTGGCACGTTTGGATAATCCTGGGGATTATCTTCGTAATCGTCGAGATCCTTGATCCCGCCTTCTTTTTCATCGCCCTGGGCATCGGAGCCATCGGCACCGGCCTGCTCAGCCTGATCCACTTCATCGATGCCAGCATTCCGCTGCAGATCATCATCTTTGCCGTGATCAGCTTCATTGCCTTCCTGTTCGCGCGCAAACTGGGCAAAAAGCTGCTCCAGCACGCCACCGGCGACACAAACGTGGCCGCCCTCAAAGGCAGGACGGGGTTCATCACCCAGTCCATAGCGCCCGAAGGAAAGGGCCATGTCAAGGTCGGCGGTGAGGAATGGGTCGCCGTATCCGAGGATGGAGCCGCGCTCGAAAAAGACACCAGAGTCGTCATCCAGTCTATCGACGGCAACAAGCTGATCGTCAAGAAAGTAGAATAG